One Bacteroidales bacterium DNA window includes the following coding sequences:
- a CDS encoding aldo/keto reductase, translated as MKHRKFGKEQIEVSEVGLGCWQIGAGWGTVKDDTARDILRTALDQGITFYDTADVYGDGRSEKLVGEFFKKNKENIFIASKVGRTPDLYPDGYTKEKVKYRIQKSLQRLQLEPLDLVQTHCIPRKMMEDGEIFEWLSDFKKEGLIRNFGASVETMEEAKICMQHPELYSLQIIFNIFRQNPTEELLDKAKEKQIGIIARVPLASGLLSGKFTKESTFPLNDHRNFNKSGKYFNIGETFAGLPFDKGVELADEIKNLMPEDFTAMSQFALRWILDHDAISVVIPGASKPEHVKLNASASELPPLGNELHQKLGNIYKNKVEPLIQGHY; from the coding sequence ACCGCGAGGGATATTTTACGGACAGCTTTAGATCAGGGCATTACATTCTATGACACCGCTGATGTATATGGAGATGGAAGAAGCGAAAAGCTGGTTGGAGAATTTTTCAAGAAAAACAAAGAAAATATATTTATTGCCTCAAAAGTAGGGAGAACCCCCGATCTTTATCCTGATGGATACACCAAAGAAAAGGTCAAGTACAGAATTCAGAAGTCTCTCCAACGACTACAGCTTGAACCGCTCGATCTGGTGCAAACCCATTGCATCCCCAGAAAGATGATGGAAGATGGCGAAATATTCGAATGGCTGAGTGATTTCAAGAAAGAAGGGCTAATCAGAAATTTTGGCGCCAGCGTAGAGACCATGGAAGAAGCGAAGATCTGTATGCAGCACCCGGAACTCTATTCTTTGCAAATCATTTTCAATATTTTCAGACAAAACCCCACCGAAGAACTATTGGATAAGGCCAAAGAAAAACAGATTGGTATCATTGCCCGGGTACCACTGGCCAGTGGACTGCTATCGGGAAAATTTACCAAAGAAAGCACCTTCCCTCTCAACGATCACAGAAACTTCAACAAATCAGGAAAATACTTCAATATTGGAGAAACCTTTGCCGGGCTTCCTTTCGATAAAGGCGTTGAGCTGGCAGATGAAATAAAGAACCTTATGCCGGAAGATTTCACTGCAATGAGTCAATTTGCTTTGCGCTGGATTCTGGATCATGATGCCATTTCTGTGGTGATCCCGGGAGCCTCAAAACCAGAGCATGTGAAACTGAATGCTTCAGCATCAGAATTGCCACCTTTGGGGAACGAACTCCATCAAAAGCTTGGTAATATCTATAAGAACAAAGTGGAACCTCTTATTCAGGGACATTATTAG